A part of Fundulus heteroclitus isolate FHET01 chromosome 23, MU-UCD_Fhet_4.1, whole genome shotgun sequence genomic DNA contains:
- the bod1l1 gene encoding biorientation of chromosomes in cell division protein 1-like 1 isoform X2, with product MAGLPPGDPQLVSMIVNHLKTQGLFDQFRRDCLADVDTKPAYLNLKQRVDNFVSNHLSNHTWSPHLNKNQLRNNIRQLVLQSGMLEQGVDRIVAQVVDPKVNHIFRPQVERVVREFLSPGSCSEEPTAPLTPAEIKTDIGVLEQASSSAATPVPGGHAMSILETITSLNQEASVRGGKTQVLDEPMELVEDNEQDMEVVEDSDSNQEGKPPEEAVEAKAAADVHAADVKTESPEEQMDAEKEQLKEEVKTEEEDAGAAEQTEERREKPPGKPSGKVSEEKSDDEAGKSTSQAKQKARERIKEEYSLEDSDLDGLSDITVSSVHTSDLSSFEEESDEEEEPSDSSEEGEFPPHDEGVKAEGKHTSVETEDADKEHKPRRKAYVHKPFLYSRYYSDSDDEVTVEERRRSAAKDKEERLLKRQQNRERMEEKRKQKAVQAEEQDSKKAKSSDAGGLEGPKAKEARKERKVLEKKMALNRKRKLDSRKEGDVSSKKKGDAGEAPRKAEAKPSTPKNPQAKLVRNLSEPATSDDRLGRTSGSVSEDSCDSRKPPDRSRTHSFILDLEQGSQEALKQRSFGKFDRLPRKERKEKDRSQSDERSKLRQKHEKKPEHPAEEAPQKDAGAKPSSEEKVEKKLKLKSEKKVAGIVREGKAMEESTEEGGSKDARKIKGGSVEKDKIREKDKSKEKEKAKGDKLSNKGDLKQLLRPDSAGSSEDRSDKEPGSDGAKKRHKHSKEALKRSKSHSEERPGEKPKSKADGEKERSKADGQKTHRPSAEPERDSKKAKAAEKEKGTEKSKAKAKEEGKVKTDKKPQSPDVRGAGGAGVCKADAAKGKKKDGSTKEQRKLSEDAPHDKSELKSSKKKLEKKDRAPEKKGESPETSEGPSKSSVLAAETEEPPKKQAPLQDTSTESDPIATTVTTSFSDDTCDALSDITPEPSEGEADSRPGEMPGVPAEADALLALMDVCASAEARLPPDALQKEVTPEMELQDADMKMKEAALTLLSMDPDSTVSSSLSVQDGREESPQSSPDRQPTEAAATAEEERWLYPTEAAPKTELPVTRAPPDATPEAAAADENRRFSAAEPTLQAELSVSETALAASPPTAAGEEEEEEEEKPLPPVEAAPQMEPVATETSLTASLQTATAQEEKQLRPVSEAPGSDLAATGTRPSSQAAAAEGEKEQLSAGQTAPETEPPAAAASSAASSAASSQPSAAEEEKQPSPAEAAPQTEPAAPELSVAASQHAAAPEEDEQLSTAQTVAETEPPAAAASSAASLQTAADEEEKRLSAVEPEPRAEPVAAEASTDASQHSAADEEEKQLSPDQTAPEAELSAAAASSAEPITTEVPTAASQRAAAAEEEERLSPAQTAAESELAAPGASSAAPLQTAAAEEEEEEEEEQLSAVEPEPEPGPVAPEVPMVAPQQAAAYEEEGQLSSVQTAPLTERTAPESSPAGSEQPAAAEEEKQLPSVEAAPLTELTAPESLPAASPLAAAARDDKQLPAAQTAPEAEGPATEATAAASEDASAEDARLRSQSEAAPEAEISPAETSSPALHLPAADERSECQMDSSETDVAETATPQEEEEEASDKCAAPLRDEESEAAETTSETQADGRRAAADKDGELVPVVAAETEEIPGESTVAADQLSAFPGKSEQAAAAQTSLEAAKAEGEENQATDDERETEGKTAEEKKMDLEKVEVDISDKTESGETDPGIRLVKQISNVSSTDSQEDEKSSDVSEKEEKTERRRGRKRKRSIIIDDTKDEKSEQPSVEESEQEKAVELQTPRRGRSCRNTEPEERDQKEPERSEKTPSRRGRRSGVVAEEPTDDNLKTNEAKVEDDAGQTAPLKEAEKEIPEHENEAEKGNQGESEVSLPSPAPEERKVIGRPDSQEAADTCQPGVKRKRSEETEASAEEGEAQQAGAESEQKQREEQDEKNDGLGTSESRSDAVEAQSCSQKKPDGSEEQQDQEAAPKRPARRGRPPKAAPAADDSGSAGQPGVKRKRSEETEASAEEGEAQQAGAESEQEQREEQDEKNDGLGTSESRSDAVEAQSCSQKKPDGSEEQQDQEAAPKRPARRGRPPKAAPAADDSVKKESKPEEKESEQNEEEEEESENEDEDKETATRATTRSAARLEAQRNKPSKPSTRASRQSGKEETTAGTRGTRAQASAKGGRKREASPPAVRTRGGPKSEEPPSKRAKR from the exons ATGGCCGGTCTGCCTCCGGGGGACCCGCAGCTCGTCTCGATGATCGTCAACCATTTGAAGACGCAGGGACTCTTCGACCAGTTCAGGAGGGACTGTCTGGCAGACGTTGACACAAAG ccaGCTTACCTGAACCTGAAACAAAGAGTGGACAACTTTGTGTCCAATCACCTCTCCAATCACACATGGAGTCCTCATCTGAACAAAAACCAGCTGCGGAACAACATCCGGCAGCTCGTCCTGCA GTCTGGCATGCTGGAGCAGGGGGTGGACAGGATTGTGGCCCAGGTGGTGGACCCCAAAGTCAATCACATCTTCCGGCCGCAGGTGGAGAGGGTGGTCCGGGAATTTCTGTCCCCGGGCAGCTGCTCTGAGGAGCCGACAGCTCCTCTGACACCAGCGGAGATCAAGACGGACATCGGCGTCCTTGAACAAG CTTCCTCGTCGGCTGCCACTCCGGTTCCAGGCGGCCACGCCATGTCCATCCTGGAAACCATAACCTCTCTCAACCAGGAGGCAAGCGTCCGGGGCGGGAAAACCCAAGTTCTGGATGAGCCCATGGAGCTGGTGGAGGACAACGAGCAAGACATGGAGGTCGTGGAGGACAGTGACAGTAACCAGGAGGGGAAGCCGCCGGAAGAGGCAGTGGAGGCAAAAGCGGCGGCAGACGTCCACGCAGCGGACGTTAAGACGGAGAGCCCGGAGGAGCAGATGGACGCGGAGAAGGAGCAGCTAAAAGAGGAGGTTAAGACTGAGGAGGAGGACGCAGGAGCTGCGGAACAAACGgaggaaaggagagaaaaacCTCCAGGCAAACCGAGCGGGAAGGTCTCAGAGGAGAAGTCGGACGATGAGGCGGGGAAATCTACGAGCCAGGCCAAGCAGAAGGCCAGAGAGAGGATTAAAGAGG AATACTCTTTGGAGGACTCCGACCTTGACGGGCTGAGTGACATCACAGTGAGCTCCGTCCACACCAGCGACCTGTCCTCTTTCGAGGAGGAAAGCGACGAAGAGGAGGAGCCCTCTGACTCTTCTGAAGAGGGCGAGTTTCCACCACATG ACGAAGGTGTAAAGGCTGAGGGGAAACACACCAGTGTGGAGACCGAAGATGCGGACAAAGAGCACAAACCACGGCGCAAGGCATATGTCCACAAACCCTTCCTCTACTCCCGCTACTATAGCGACTCGGATGATGAGGTCACTGTGGAGGAGCGCCGCCGATCCGCC GCGAAAGACAAAGAAGAAAGGCTGCTGAAGAGACAGCAGAACCGAGAGCGAATGGAGGAGAAGCGTAAACAGAAAGCGGTGCAGGCCGAAGAGCAAG ACAGCAAAAAGGCAAAGAGCTCTGATGCCGGCGGCCTGGAAGGCCCCAAAGCCAAAGAAGCCCGCAAAGAAAGGAAGgttctggagaaaaaaatggcGCTCAACAGGAAGCGGAAACTAGACTCAAG AAAAGAGGGAGATGTTTCGAGCAAGAAGAAGGGAGACGCAGGGGAAGCGCCCAGGAAAGCG GAAGCGAAACCCTCAACGCCGAAGAACCCACAAGCCAAACTAGTGAGAAATCTGTCCGAACCGGCGACCTCTGACGACAGGCTGGGGCGGACGAGCGGCAGCGTGTCCGAGGACTCCTGCGACTCCAGGAAGCCGCCCGACAGAAGCCGGACACACTCCTTCATCCTGGATCTGGAGCAGGGCTCCCAGGAGGCTCTTAAACAGCGCTCCTTTGGGAAATTCGACCGCCTGCCCCGCAAAGAACGCAAGGAGAAGGACCGCAGCCAGTCCGACGAGCGCTCCAAGCTCAGGCAAAAGCACGAGAAGAAGCCTGAACATCCGGCGGAGGAAGCGCCGCAGAAGGACGCCGGCGCTAAACCGTCCTCCGAAGAAAAAGTCGAGAAGAAACTTAAGCTCAAAAGTGAGAAGAAAGTTGCTGGGATCGTCCGAGAAGGAAAGGCGATGGAAGAGAGCACCGAGGAAGGAGGGTCTAAGGATGCCAGGAAGATAAAAGGGGGATCTGTGGAGAAGGACAAAATAAGGGAGAAAGACAAGagcaaagaaaaggaaaaggctAAAGGGGACAAATTGTCAAATAAAGGTGATCTGAAGCAGCTACTTCGCCCAGATTCCGCAGGATCCTCCGAGGATCGCTCTGACAAGGAGCCCGGCTCTGACGGCGCCAAGAAGAGACACAAACACTCCAAGGAAGCGTTGAAAAGGTCCAAGAGCCACTCCGAGGAGAGACCGGGAGAGAAGCCCAAATCCAAAGCCGACGGCGAGAAAGAACGGAGCAAAGCAGATGGCCAGAAGACACACAGGCCGAGCGCTGAGCCGGAGAGGGATTCCAAAAAAGCCAAGGCTGCGGAAAAAGAGAAGGGTACAGAAAAATCAAAGGCGAAGGCCAAAGAGGAGGGAAAGGTGAAAACGGACAAGAAGCCTCAGAGTCCTGACGTCAGAGGCGCTGGGGGAGCCGGTGTCTGTAAAGCCGACGCGGcgaaagggaagaaaaaagatGGAAGCACGAAAGAACAGAGGAAACTCTCTGAAGACGCTCCACACGACAAGTCGGAGCTTAAAAGTTCAAAGAAAAAGCTAGAGAAGAAGGACAGAGCCCCGGAAAAGAAGGGCGAGAGTCCGGAAACCTCGGAGGGGCCCTCCAAGTCTTCGGTCCTCGCCGCCGAGACAGAAGAGCCTCCTAAGAAACAAGCTCCTCTCCAAGACACCAGCACAGAGTCCGATCCCATCGCCACCACCGTCACCACGTCCTTCTCCGACGACACCTGCGACGCCTTGAGCGACATCACCCCCGAGCCGTCCGAGGGAGAGGCGGACTCCCGGCCCGGCGAGATGCCAGGAGTGCCGGCCGAGGCCGACGCCCTGCTGGCGCTCATGGACGTCTGCGCGTCGGCCGAGGCCCGGCTCCCCCCCGACGCCCTGCAGAAGGAAGTCACCCCGGAGATGGAGCTCCAGGACGCCGACATGAAGATGAAGGAGGCCGCCCTCACCCTGCTCTCCATGGATCCTGACAGCACCGTGTCCTCCAGCTTGAGCGTCCAAGACGGGAGGGAGGAATCGCCGCAGAGCTCCCCCGACCGGCAGCCGACCGAAGCTGCCGCCACCGCCGAGGAGGAGAGGTGGCTCTATCCGACGGAGGCGGCGCCTAAAACGGAGCTTCCCGTCACCCGAGCCCCGCCGGACGCGACTCCGGAGGCGGCCGCCGCGGACGAGAACCGGCGTTTCTCTGCAGCGGAGCCAACTCTTCAAGCTGAGCTCAGTGTCTCTGAGACGGCACTGGCTGCATCTCCACCAACCGCAGCaggtgaggaggaagaggaagaggaggagaagccGCTCCCTCCTGTGGAAGCAGCGCCTCAGATGGAGCCCGTCGCCACTGAGACCTCGCTGACTGCGTCTCTCCAAACGGCTACAGCACAGGAGGAGAAGCAGCTCCGTCCCGTCAGCGAGGCGCCTGGAAGTGATCTCGCCGCCACGGGAACCAGGCCGTCCTCACAAGCGGCTGCAGCTGAAGGGGAGAAGGAGCAGCTCTCTGCAGGTCAGACTGCCCCAGAAACCGAGCCTCCCGCAGCCGCTGCATCCTCCGCTGCCTCCTCCGCTGCATCCTCGCAACCTTCTGCGGCCGAAGAAGAGAAGCAGCCCTCCCCAGCGGAGGCAGCACCTCAAACTGAGCCTGCTGCACCCGAGCTCTCAGTGGCTGCATCTCAACATGCCGCTGCACCTGAAGAGGACGAGCAGCTCTCTACAGCTCAAACGGTGGCAGAAACCGAGCCTCCTGCAGCCGCCGCCTCCTCCGCCGCATCTCTACAGACCGCCGCAGACGAAGAGGAGAAGCGGCTCTCCGCTGTGGAGCCAGAACCTCGAGCTGAGCCTGTTGCAGCTGAGGCCTCGACGGATGCGTCTCAGCACTCTGCCGCAGACGAAGAGGAGAAGCAGCTCTCTCCAGATCAAACGGCCCCAGAAGCTGAGCTTTCTGCAGCCGCTGCCTCATCCGCCGAGCCTATTACGACCGAGGTCCCAACGGCTGCGTCTCAACGAGCTGCTGCAGCCGAAGAGGAGGAGCGGCTCTCTCCGGCTCAAACAGCGGCAGAAAGTGAGCTCGCCGCACCCGGAGCCTCCTCCGCTGCACCTCTACAGACCGCTGCAgccgaagaggaggaggaggaggaggaggagcagctctcTGCCGTGGAGCCAGAACCTGAACCTGGGCCTGTTGCACCCGAGGTCCCGATGGTTGCACctcaacaagctgctgcatatgAGGAGGAAGGTCAACTATCCTCTGTGCAAACGGCGCCTCTGACGGAGCGTACCGCACCTGAGAGTTCACCAGCTGGATCCGAACAACCCGCTGCGGCTGAAGAGGAGAAGCAGCTCCCTTCAGTGGAGGCCGCGCCTCTGACTGAGCTTACTGCACCTGAGAGTTTACCTGCCGCATCGCCGCTAGCTGCTGCAGCCAGGGACGACAAGCAGCTCCCTGCAGCTCAAACGGCACCAGAAGCCGAGGGCCCAGCGACCGAGGCTACAGCGGCTGCCTCTGAAGACGCTTCGGCTGAAGACGCGAGGCTACGCTCTCAGAGTGAAGCAGCACCCGAGGCCGAGATTAGTCCCGCTGAGACCTCATCACCTGCATTACatcttcctgctgcag ACGAGCGCTCCGAATGCCAGATGGACTCAAGTGAGACGGACGTGGCAGAGACGGCTACTCCACAG gaggaggaggaggaggcttcAGACAAATGTGCAGCTCCTCTGAGGGACGAAGAAAGCGAAGCTGCTGAAACGACATCGGAGACACAGGCGGATggaagaagagcagcagctgaCAAAGACGGTG agctGGTACCTGTTGTTGCGGCAGAAACAGAAGAGATCCCAGGAGAGAGTACTGTCGCAGCTGATCAACTTTCAGCGTTTCCAGGTAAATCAG AACAAGCTGCAGCCGCACAGACCAGCCTCGAG GCAGCGAAGGCAGAAGGGGAAGAAAACCAGGCGACGGACGATGAAC GTGAAACTGAGGGCAagacagcagaggaaaaaaagatggaTCTGGAGAAA GTGGAAGTCGACATCTCTGACAAAACCGAGTCTGGGGAAACCGACCCAGGGATCAGATTAGTCAAACAAATCA GTAACGTCTCAAGCACCGACAGTCAGGAAGATGAGAAGAGCTCAGACGTGTCAGAAAAG GAAGAGAAGACGGAGAGAAGAAGAGGGCGTAAAAGAAAGCGTTCAATCATAATTG ACGATACCAAGGACGAAAAGAGCGAGCAGCCGTCTGTCGAG GAAAGCGAGCAGGAGAAGGCCGTCGAGTTACAAACGCCTCGTCGGGGACGATCATGCAGGAACACGGAGCCGGAGGAGAGGGACCAGAAAGAGCCAGAGAGATCGGAGAAGACTCCGAGCCGAAGAGGAAGACGCTCGGGGGTCGTAGCTGAAGAGCCTACCGATG ATAATCTGAAGACGAATGAGGCGAAAGTCGAGGACGACGCTGGTCAAACGGCACCTCtcaaagaagcagaaaaagag atcCCCGAACATGAAAATGAAGCAGAGAAAGGTAATCAAGGTGAAAGTGAAGTCAGTCTGCCTTCTCCTGCCCCAGAGGAGCGCAAAGTTATCGGACGGCCCGATTCCCAGGAGGCCGCGGACACAT GTCAACCAGGAGTGAAGAGGAAGAGATCAGAGGAAACCGAGGCGTCTGCAGAG GAAGGCGAGGCTCAGCAGGCGGGCGCAGAGAGTGAGCAAAAGCAAAGAGAGGAACAAGATGAGAAAAATGATG GACTCGGCACTTCTGAGAGCCGTTCAGACGCCGTGGAAGCCCAAAGCTGCAGCCAGAAGAAGCCAGACGGT TCTGAGGAGCAGCAGGACCAAGAGGCGGCTCCAAAGAGACCGGCTCGGAGGGGACGGCCACCAAAGGCGGCTCCCGCTGCAGACGACTCGGGTAGCGCAG GTCAACCAGGAGTGAAGAGGAAGAGATCAGAGGAAACCGAGGCGTCTGCAGAG GAAGGCGAGGCTCAGCAGGCGGGGGCAGAGAGTGAGCAAGAGCAAAGAGAGGAACAAGATGAGAAAAATGATG GACTCGGCACTTCTGAGAGCCGTTCAGACGCCGTGGAAGCCCAAAGCTGCAGCCAGAAGAAGCCAGACGGT TCTGAGGAGCAGCAGGACCAAGAGGCGGCTCCAAAGAGACCGGCTCGGAGGGGACGGCCACCAAAGGCGGCTCCAGCTGCAGACGACTCGG ttaaaAAGGAGAGTAAACCAGAGGAGAAGGAAAGTGAGCaaaatgaggaagaggaggaggaaagcgAGAATGAAGACGAGGATAAGGAGACTGCCACCAGAGCAACGACTCGGTCTGCAGCTCGCCTCGAGGCTCAAAG GAACAAGCCAAGTAAACCCTCCACCCGGGCGAGTCGACAGAGCGGTAAAGAGGAGACCACAGCTGGCACACG